tgcgaccgtcggaagcctgtcggaagactgtcaataaaacacgccccccctgttccacatttgcgTTAGGCGCGCTTagaccggcccatttacgctacgccgccgtaacttaggaggcaagtgctttgtgaatacagcacttgcctctctgacttacggcgcgtagcgtatatgggctacGCCGCCTGATAGTTATGCAAGTCTTTCTTAATCTGGCGATTAATCTTTagaataaaatggcattttacTTTTAGTTTTCTGCAATTGTATTATCGTATTTAGTTGatacattttagtctactaaaacttATTTCAGttgtctaaaatctaatgggtgtagttaaatttgtaatccctaaagtggaacttccgctcatcggaaccctcccccctcccccatcccccatcacatttgacaccttccaggggaggggggagggttctctAAGGCGGGTATTTGCacacacttccggccacacagtctgcgggtagactgcgggcagaacatcagggcagcagagtgacgagcgattgctcatctTCTGCTACCGATGTTGCTGgactgggctttaaccacttcagccccggaccatttggctgccaaatgaccgggccactttttgcgattcagcactgcgtcgctttaactgacaattgcgcgacgtggctctgaaacaaaattgaagttctttatttcccacaaatggagctttcttttggtggtatttgatcacgcgacaatttttgggggaaaaaaagcattttttttgctataataaatatatatatatatatatatatatatatttttctacatgtttttgtaaaaaaaaattgcaataagcatttggtttgcgctaaagttatagcgtctacaaaataggtaatagtgtgtgtgtgtgtgtgtgtttttttttttttttctcgtgactgcaacatggtggacacttttgatgcttttttgggaccattcacattttatacagcgaacagtgctataaaaatgcactaattactgtataaatgtgactggcagtgaaggggttaagtgtgtcctagggcagggtttgacaaatttgcttggaatctaactgaaaaagttaggagccaaaaaacgcaccccgtcccgccaagctcgggcgcagaagcaaacgcatatgtaagtagcgcccacatatgtaaacggtattcaaaccatacatgtgaggtatcgccgcgattggtagagcgagagcaataattctagccctcctctgtaactcaacctgcaacctgtagaatttttttaaacgtcgcctatggagattttaaagggtaaaagtttgtcgccattccacgagcggacgcaattttgaagcgtgacatgttgggtatcaatttactctgtgtaagattatctttcacaatataaaaaaaaattgggctaactttatttatttttttataaaaaaaaaagtgtattttttcccaaaacaaccgccattttattctctagggtgttagaataaaaaatgatatataatatttgggggttctaattagagggaaggagatggcagtgaaaaaacacattagaactgcacaagatggccactcctagattccttctgcaggcctcagcttccttctgttaAGGCCGCAAAGGCGCgatctcaattaccggccgtcccgcgccggccggtaattgaggccgcggtctTCTGCACCCCTAAGCTTCCGCAggcaccaggtcacaatttcttgtcgcaattgcgacccggcgcccggattttgtcgaggcctgtcctagggagtgattttaactgttgggggggcatggctaagagtgacacgtcactgatcgctgctcccaatcaaagggagcagacaatcagtgtcactaggtagaatggggagatgccttgtttacactggcctctccccattctgtagctctgtgacccgatcgcgggacaccggcggacatcgagtctgcgggtcacGGAGCTTGTGGCAGGGGCACGCGCGCCCATACAGTGGGAAAATAAATGTGACGGaaatatacgtcactttgcccagctgtgccattctgctgacgtatttaGTCGTGagccggtctttaagtggttaatgatagatttgtgtgtgtgtataataataataataataataataaaaaaagtgtgtgtgtgtgtgtgttaatgaaaaatgtatgtatgtgtgttcaAAGGGTGAGGTGCACTAAACGGTGGTCTCCACATACATTGTCCTTCCCAGGGaccatattataaaaaataagaggattgctGCACAAAAGAGATTTATTTGAAGAATAAAAATTACCTGGTATCTGATATAATTTTTATTCTTCATGGGTCAAGAAATGATCGTGCACATTTTGTCATCCTAGGCTTCCTAATTATGTGATCACCTGTCACAGTAATCATATCATTGGGAGCCTGTCCTACCAGCGGCCAATTGTCACTCTTTGACTGGGAGCTGTGAATGACAGCGCTGTCAGTGCTGAGTAGCGCGTGATTGAGCGCACTCCAAAAACGCACTAAAAAGGGCCACATATACTGAATTCTGCCATGGAGCATCTGTTTGAAACTAATTGGTCAATGAGCTTGTGGAATATTGACTAAACCTGTGTTCTCTCCAACAGATGAAGAAGCAACAGCAGGAAGTAGTGCAGTATTTGGAATGCCACAATATCGATTTTGAAGTAGTGGATATTACCATGTCAGAAGAAAAGCGGCAACGGATGTACAAAAATATCCCAAAGAGTAAATGGCCTGAGCATGGCAATCCTTTACCACCACAGATCTATTATGATGATACCTACTGTGGGGTGAGTATGCCTGAATAAATGTGTtttgtgggtttttattttttgtttttaacaatttCACCTGTTTTTATATTGCATTTATGTTGGATAACTTTCAAATATGCAatgtgaggattttttttatttttttttgataactgTTATTTTACTATAGCAATATTCGTAAGGCCTCCTATACACCCGGGCGTACTACAGCATACACCCATGCGAGGGCCGTGCATTTTGAGCAGGCAGCCCCGTTCATGTCATTTGGGATATAGCCGCTGCATGGGCACAGCATTTGACAGCCATGTGAGCATTTCCATTATTTACCACTTTATAAAACCTTACCATGCGATCCTATGCTAAGTGGAGCAGGAGTTCTTTCATCTGGTGTATGTGATCCATTCACTGGGTTTAAGAGTGTTTAGACTCTTTTAGTAGATGGTGATGGCAACAGCCAAAACTCAAGGAGAGCCAAAAATCTCACCTCTGATGGTGACCCAGGTCTGAATTGAATGTTAAAGTGCGCACTACATAGCAGCCATGTTGCTTAAAACGGATACAAGCTATACCAAAGGAAGATAAATAAATGTTCAGAAATCtgtttctctctatctctctctctatatatatatatatatatatatatatatatatatatatatatatatatatatatatatatatatatattcgtgtgtgtgtgtgtgtatgtatgtatatatatatatatatatatatatatatatatatatatatatatatatatattatataatatacattTCTGTTACAAGTTAAATACTTTAGGAAATGTATTATCTCCAGTTCTCATGTCGCACAATTTGCTTAGTAAAGAGGCTAGAAACATAAACTTTGGATAAGTTTTGTGTGCCATGTGCACAGCGCAGATAAGACTCCATAGTGATGTCCAGAAACATGTTGCTTATCATCCCAGTGAGTATTTCTCTGTGTATTTTTAGCCCAGTGTTTTATAGCTAATATTCATAGCTTGGTGCAGCCAGGGTGTATCATTTTTATAATGAATAAAGTATAGAAGGACAAAGGAAGCCACAATCGGGAACCACGCCTTAGTCTAACTATATAGAATGCAATCCACATCATTTTCAGCAGGAAGGAAGAAGCTGACCATCATATTGTGCAAGACCAAGTGAACAAATCAAGGGGTGAATGCACAAAATCCTTGGCACCCagcatttgttttaaaataaaagatatagagatatagatagatggatatatatatatatatatatatatctatatatatatatatatcatttttgtttTCTACTTTCCAGATATCGTATTAAATCAACACACAATTTGACGTGAATACTAAAATAAGTGCTAAAAGTTTGTGTTTCCAgtctatattgctttttttttctcagtatttTATGTCTGTTGCAAAGGTTTAAcactgtttgttttatttttgtttaatcaaacaaaagacaaaaaagcccaactctggccatttaaaaaaaaaataagaataacagATTAGCAACTTTCTGTACATGTTTGGAGTGCATTTTGTCTGTGTTCCAGACCATATAAAATAGTAAAGTTGATTGCAATAAACTTCACCAGCCCAACATTTGAATCGTGTGATCTGACTCTTCGGGGCAAAGCTGCTGATTGGAAAAGTGTTCTCGCCCCAAGTAGAAGGCAGCCTGGATACCTTGTTACTCTGCCTAATTATACTGTAAATGACATGGAGCTTTTATATAGGCATGTCTCAATTGGACTACAGGTTAGTCAGTTCAAACATCTTGATAAGTAAATAGATACAggctatgttttatttttttgtagcctatttatttaggccccttttacacaggcCGCTCTCATCTATGGTTCAATCGGATGGAAACGGACCTcctgtctgtttccatccgaTCCACCAGGCGGATGGAGAATAGgtccccatctgtctgtttttttggcggacaggatcggatcagatggcggcaggtgtcagcgggcatgtctgctgacatcagcCGCCCAATAGAAGAGACCAagggggtccgatcaggtctgcctgaaaaacaaaCAGGTG
The sequence above is drawn from the Rana temporaria chromosome 4, aRanTem1.1, whole genome shotgun sequence genome and encodes:
- the SH3BGRL2 gene encoding SH3 domain-binding glutamic acid-rich-like protein 2 isoform X1 — protein: MVTRVYTASSSCSTTMKKQQQEVVQYLECHNIDFEVVDITMSEEKRQRMYKNIPKSKWPEHGNPLPPQIYYDDTYCGDYNDFFEAKESNTVSSFLRIKSKSASRKEEM
- the SH3BGRL2 gene encoding SH3 domain-binding glutamic acid-rich-like protein 2 isoform X2, producing the protein MVTRVYTASSSCSTTMKKQQQEVVQYLECHNIDFEVVDITMSEEKRQRMYKNIPKSKWPEHGNPLPPQIYYDDTYCGDYNDFFEAKESNTVSSFLRIKSKSASR